CCTATAGCCTGAGTAATTCTGTAGTAGAGAGATTTCTCCAAGTTCTGGAGGAACTCCTGACTGAGCATCTTGCATCAATTGCTGAACTAATGGCTTTGAACTAGATCAGTCCTTGGTGAGTGCAGGCACTTGCCCCTGTGGCACTGTGACTTCCTCAAGCTGGGCTGCAGGTAGTAACTGTAGCAGATATTCTGACCTGCATCCAGTTTCATGGGATCTTCTATATTCCTCCTGGGCTACACTTGTGTGTGCTTAAATAACTCTTTCCTATAAGCAGTAGAACTGGTCTGAACCTTTCTTATCTTCTCAAcaggaagaaataatttcttaggCCACTGTGTTATAAAAACTGGTAGAAATGACTGCAGGTGGCTGTTCAGGATGTTTGTATGCACCATTCTATGTGATTTGGAGAACTTTTCCTCTTGCCTTCTAGAGCTTGTGTTGGTCACTAGATTCCTTCCCTTGCACAGTTCCTGTCAGTCTGGTTTGCAGTCAGTAGCTGTGTATCCCATTAGTGCAACCCCAAGGTTTTGGTTAATTAGCCTGAATTACAAAAGCCCTCTGCCAACCTGACTGTTCCATGTTGTGcccttttaatatttaaaacagaTGTGGACATAGCTTTTAATGCCACTGGCATAGCTTCCCTCACAACTCCAAAGAGCCTCAGCATGATTGTAACCTGGTTTTGATGTATGTGAAGTATCCTCCAACCCATTTGTGTGGCTGAAGCTTTTGTCTCCTACCAACCTGTTCTCCACATCTGTTTGATTGCTCAGTAGTGGCAAATTGGTAAAATCAGCCCTAGGAGTGTGGTCTGGTTCAAAGTAAAAGCTGGTCCCTGAAGGTCTGCCAGTGTAGAACAGTTTTTTCTTGAAGGAAGTCCCCAGGGTTTCATGTCCTAGTGCAGCTCTTCTGCTCTGTCACGTGGCTAACGATGCTGTGTCTTCTAGCTGGGAAAACGCTGCAAATCTTTAACATTGAAATGAAGAGCAAGATGAAGGCTCACACCATGACAGATGATGTCACCTTCTGGAAGTGGATCTCTCTGAACACTGTTGCCCTTGTGACGGATAATGCAGTTTACCACTGGAGCATGGAGGGGGAGTCCCAGCCTGTGAAGATGTTTGATCGCcactccagccttgctggctgCCAGATCATCAACTACAGGACTGATGCCAAGCAGAAATGGCTCCTGCTGACAGGAATATCTGCACAGGTACTTCACCTCCAGGAAGGTGTGGAAACCCCAGAGCGTGTCTTGTTGTCTCCTTCTATGGGAACAGGACTGatgtgtttattttattaaatgtaAATGCTTGTCTTGAACTTCAAATAACAAACCTAAGTGTAACTGAAAATCTCACTTTAAAGTAATTGAATTTGTAGTGATATCAGCACTAGGACAAGGTTAAGAGTTTGAAATGATGCTGTTGTAAGAGGAAGCTTGAAATGGCAGCATATTTACCAGTATTAACTTAAATGAAATTACTGAGTGCCTATTTTTCCTGACACTTGTTCTTTTTTGTGTAGCAAAACCGTGTAGTGGGAGCAATGCAGCTGTACTCTGTGGACAGAAAAGTGTCACAGCCCATCGAGGGACATGCAGCCAGCTTTGCACAGTTCAAGATGGAAGGGAATGCTGAAGAATCCActctcttctgttttgcagtaagAGGGCAAGCTGGGGGTAAGGTAAGGCTTGGTTCTAAATATACTGTAATCTTTAGTGACTCACCCTGGTTCTCTGCTTCCAGGAGAACAAGTGGTTTAATGCAAAAAGTTGCATTTAAGGAAGAAAGTGAAGGACTGTGTCAGTCTGGATATGGCATATGGTGCATGCAGAGCTTGGACTACCTGGTGTAGCAAGAATCTGTGAGTGGAGAAGTTAAGTGGCATGTCCTGACCAGCCTAATTAGCTGCTTGAAACATGTGACTCTCAGCTTCACAGGCTAAGCTTGAGGGAAAAGCTGTCGCAATCTTTCTTTGATGCTGATCCCTGGTATCAGACTCAACTAATTTCCAAATTATTGgatgaaaattttttaaaatgaagcagTAGTGTTGCAAGGCTAAATAGTGCTCCAATGCCAGTGCTGGAATTATGTGAATTACAGCAAAACCAGGGTAAAATCAGAGAGAAACTGAATCTTCAGTATCTTCAGAATTGTCTCTGTAGAATGTGAACCAAGATAAGAGTGCATCTAAAGTAACCCAACGGAATCCTGAAACTTCCAAGTAATTAGGGGTAACTAAAGATTGTATTTAACTGTTTCCCTCATCTATGGTACATGAATACCAGATGCCACACCTTTAGCCAGTGACATTTAGCCAGTGAATTTAGGAAGATTAATTTAGTTTGTCTTTTCATAAATTTGGGATTAAGGCTGAGCAGCAAGATGATGCTGTAACTTCATTGTTGAATCTATTGTTAAATAAATTAGATGCAAGAACTAATGTTATCTCTTGCACAGCTGCATATCATTGAGGTTGGCACACCACCCACTGGGAATCAGCCCTTTCCAAAGAAAGCTGTGGATGTCTTCTTTCCTCCTGAAGCACAAAGTGACTTTCCTGTTGCTATGCAGGTatgacagctgcaaacagatCTGCAGCTCCTCTTGGTGGATGTGACTGGAGCAGGGCACTGGGAGTCAGCTGGTTAATGTGGACCTGAGGGTTGGCCCTAAACTGGTGTGACTGGTGTGactgctgctcctgcttcaGTAGTGGTAAAGTAAAGGTGGAGACAAGCAGCATTCAAAAGCAGCATATTCTTATTTATGGAAGAAATATCCATGTGTTTTAACTGCTTTTCAAGCTCTTCAAACATCATTCTGCTGTGATACTActcaagtaaaaataaaacagcactTCTGGCTGTCCTGAAATGGCCCAGCTGTTTGCTGAGTCTCAAAAGCACCAACTCATTTATCCAGTGCCAAATTTGAGTAATCTATTTGTGTTTTGCAGATCAGTGACAAGCACGATGTGGTGTTCCTCATAACAAAGTATGGCTACATCCACTTGTATGacctggaaactggcacctgtATCTACATGAACAGGATCAGTGGAGAGACCATTTTTGTTACTGCACAGCACGAAGCAACAGCTGGAATTATTGGAGTAAACAGAAAGGGACAAGTAAGGAAACTTGGCCTGGAAACCACTTCTTTAGCTAATCCCACTGGCTCTTTGTGATACACTGCAAGGTTCCTATCTATGTCTAAAAgtttccagagatggtgactttGAACTCTGTTCAGATCATGTGAGGTCTGTCAGTGCTGTGAGCCCCAAAATAAATTTGCTGTTCTATTTCCATACACATCTAACTTAACTGCTTTAAACCAGTTACTAACATTGTACAGCCATGCCTTTAGCCCAGATTGATTTTGGGTGGTATTGCTGAGCATGGGGAGTATGGAGCAGACTTGTTCCTGGTATCCCCTAGGATTGGTTACTTAAGACACTGAGTACAGGTTTTAGAAAGAGCCCTGTATGCCTGAAAGATCCATTGTGTTTCTACCTTTGTGAATACCTTAATTAAACTATTAATTGCCTGCTTTGATGCAGACAATGGATGACATTGGCTCTTTCTAACCAGAGGTCTCTTTAATAAAATGACAAGTATCAGTTACCAAGGGATGAAAAGCTTTCCCTGAGTACCATAACTTTCCTCTTAGAAGTTAGCTTAGCCTTTGTCTCACTTTTGATAATTGGACTAACTGGAGGTTTCCCCTGATGGTTTATTCAGGTGCTCTCAGTGTGTGTGGAAGAGGAGAACATCATTCCCTACATCACAAACGTGCTACAGAATCCTGACCTGGCTTTACGGATGGCTGTCCGCAACAACCTGGCGGGGGCCGAGGAGCTCTTTGCCAGAAAATTCAATGCACTCTTTGCACAAGGGAACTACTCAGAGGCAGCAAAAGTGGCAGCTAATGCCCCAAAGGTAAAGTGTTCAGAACAGCACTGAACTCTGCTGGCTTCAGCTTCTTGCTTCAGGAAAGCTCAGTGAATTTTCTAAGTGGCAAGGGCACAGTCTTGTTGTTGCTCCTGTCCTAAGGTGTACAGGTGCTTCACAGGTATCTTGGGTGCTGACACTGATTGCAGGCTGGATGATCTTATGAGTTTGTAAAGCCCACAGAGGAGGGGAGGAATAAATGATGAACTAATGGCTATGAGTCACAGTGTTTCTGGTACTTACCTTTACTTCTCCAGTTACGCCAAAAAGTGTCTGTGAAAAGACAACCTCTAGCAGAGGCTTATCCTGGAAACAGGATAAAAATGTACAGACTAAGACTAAATTCAGATGAGAGGAATTTGCTTGCAAGGCCAAGGGTGTCGTAATTCTGGACTTAAATCTGCATTGCTACTGAAATAAATTTAATGGGCTGTTAATAGCACATTTTCTGTCAAAGCATCTCAGTGCCTGAGCTGATGTTCAGCCATATTGCTCCTGACATTCTGGGCTGGCAAAACATAGAAATGCTTGTGACAGCTACAATGACATTACCTCCAGCTTCCTGGAGCAACTCTTGCCAAGCCACAAtagcagaaaacaaaattaaagtggctctctctctctctggcagGGAATCCTGCGTACTCCAGACACCATACGCCGGTTCCAGAGTGTTCCAGCTCAGCCAGGGCAGACTTCCCCTCTCCTGCAGTATTTTGGCATTCTCCTGGACCAAGGGCAGCTGAACAAGTATGAGTcactggagctctgcagaccagtgctccagcagggccGCAAGCAGCTCTTGGAAAAATGGTTAAAAGAAGATAAGGTAAGTTCGGGATCCATACCTTCAGAGCCATgggtgggaaggagcagcactGTGTGACAGCCTCCCCCCTTCCCAGGAAAACTCAGCTGGGAGCTCAGCTGTGACAGCAAATAGCTGAGCAATAGGTGCTCACTCTACCTGTCACTGTGACTCGAGTTACTGCAAGAGCAGTGATCAAATACGCAGAGCTTCACTCATTCTATCTTTAAAATCACAGCAGGATGAGCGTGGAAAgcctctgagctgctgctgtgctttgcCAAACCATTCCTTTGGATGCTGACTGCAAGTGCTTTGAGCTGTGGTTACATTTGTGTAATTAGGGAAGACACACACTGATCCAACGTGTCACCCAGTTGTTTTTGGCTCTGAAAATGCCTTTGACTCGTGTAGAACAGCATGAGGAGCAGAGCCCACTAGATGACTGCTGGGAAAGTCAGCTCAGGCTCTCAAGCTGAgccttaattttttaaaaagaagtccAAAAGGAAGATAAATGAGGAAGGGGGTGGTAGTGCATTTTAGCATGGCACTGTCAGGGTGGGCTGActgcatttctgtttctgaacagctggaGTGCTcggaggagctgggagaccttGTGAAATCTGTAGATCCCACGCTAGCACTTAGTGTCTATCTGAGAGCCAACGTTCCAAACAAGGTCATccagtgttttgctgaaaccGGACAAGTCCAGAAGATTGTTTTGTATGCAAAGAAGGtgagagaaaattaaattgctGTCTCTATCCTGTGTTTAAGAATAACAACTGCATGTTCCAAGTAGCTAAAAGTAACTGTGGGGGAATCTGAGAGCCTGTATAGTTATTTACTTTTGCCTTTATGAATAATTACTTTTGCCTTTATGAATAATCACTGCTAGACTTCATACATGAGTCTTTTTCTACTTCCCCGTGTATCCCTTCCCAAAAGAGGAAATCCTGGCTGGGTTGTGTAATCTCCTGACAGCAGCTTTTACTGAGCTCTATATTTAACAAGGTGTGTGCTCTTGCTGAGTTTTCACTTTTCATCATCTCTTCAGGTTGGATATACTCCAGACTGGATTTTTTTGCTGAGGAATGTAATGAGAATCAGCCCTGATCAAGGACAGCAGTTTGCACAAATGCTCGTTCAAGATGAAGAGCCTCTTGCAGATATAACACAGGTAAATAACTATATTTTATTGCTATGAAACGTTGACTTCAAAGCATTAAATTGGTAAGAGGAGCCATGCTCTAACCACCAGAGCTATGAGTTTGAATTTAGCTTTGGAAGCTGCATTGATGCTTAAATATGCTTCCAGTTCCTAATCAAAAAcctaaattgctttttttttttttgcagattgTGGATGTCTTTATGGAATATAATTTAATCCAGCAATGTACAGCCTTTCTGCTGGATGCACTGAAGAATAATCGTCCCTCAGAAGGTCCCCTGCAAACACGTTTACTTGAGATGAACCTCATGCACGCACCTCAGGTAGGTGCTCAGAGTTCCTGGGGCTGGACGTGACAGATACTGGTGGCAGTGTTCAGGAACTGAGTGAAAATGTTCAATATTCCTTCTAGGTTGCAGATGCCATCCTGGGAAACCAAATGTTTACTCACTATGACCGGGCTCACATAGCTCAGCTGTGTGAGAAGGCTGGTTTGCTGCAGAGAGCACTCGAGCACTTCACAGACCTGTACGACATCAAGCGTGCGGTAGTTCACACTCACCTCCTCAATCCTGAGGTGAGGCATCAAACACCCTGCATCTAACAAATCCAGCCTTTAATAACTGCTGTTCTGCTCAGCTCTAAAGTGGCTTGTGTGTCTTTGCAGTGGTTAGTGAATTATTTTGGGTCCTTATCAGTAGAAGACTCACTGGAGTGTCTGCGTGCGATGTTGTCCGCTAACATCCGTCAGAACCTGCAGATCTGTGTCCAGGTAGCTTCCAAATACCATGAACAGCTGTCAACACAGTCACTCATTGAGCTCTTTGAGTCCTTCAAGAGCTTTGAAGGTGAGTTTGTACTTCTGCAAGAGGAGCTGGTGCTCACCTTGTTATAGATGTGTGTATGAAGGACTGTCTCTCTGCTGAAATGTAGAAAGCCATAACGAACTTAAGTAGTTAGGCCTCAAACTGTCTTGAAACAGACCTAAACCTTAAAGTTTTCCTGTTTAGGATGGATACCATTATTCAGTTGCATGTTGTTTTTCTGAAATCCTGGAAAATGTTTGGAGCTGtagaaaaacccaaaatgctGGCCTGTTTCCTTTGTCCAAAATGGTTGTCTTAAATTTCTGTagcctttgggatttgggctttTGTACTTTTCAACAAGACTAGCAAATAATGTGTGAACTGTTTTTCTCCAGGTTTGTTTTACTTCCTCGGCTCCATTGTAAACTTCAGCCAGGATCCAGATGTGCACTTCAAGTACATTCAAGCTGCATGCAAGACAGGACAAATTAAAGAAGTGGAAAGAATCTGCAGGGAAAGTAACTGCTATGATCCAGAACGTGTTAAAAACTTCCTCAAGGTAACGTTTGGGTAACACTGGACCATCTGGGGCTGTTTGGGGTTCTGATAAAAGATGGTGTGTCACTAGTAAAATGAGGCAGCTCTGTGAAAATAGATGAGTTTTAACCTTTGCACTTAAGAATCCAAGTGTCCTCAAACCAGAGGCATCTGCCATATTGACAGTGCCTCCTAATGAAGTCCAGGCCTGGAATATTGTCTAAAAAATGAGAATGTCAGGTCAGTTCCTCACTGCTCTTGGTAAGGTTAATCTGGTTTGAACTCTTAACCTGTAATAATTGCACCAGCTTGCCTAGAACTTGTTCCAAATGTCTGCTGTAAAGTAGGAAACAGTTTATTTAACTTGAGAACACCCATAGTACCAAATGAGTTGATAACTTAATGCTTATTTACAATGCAATCAACTCCAACTGAGCAGCTACAGAAACAACAGATGAATAGAGTAAATTAATTCCATAAATGCTTTCAGATTCAGGGCTGATCTGTCTTATTCATACACACTGAAACTTCAGCCAGGTGAGCCATGGTTTAGCTCTGCTGGGAGATGCCAGTCAGTGTGAATATATCCTGACTGATCCAGAGCATTGCTGGAGAGTAGGAAAAGATGGTGTGCTCAAAGTTCAGATTCTGTAGTCTTAATGCTGAGCTTATTGACAAACACAACACTGAGAAATACTTGAGGAACCGTGTGGGAGGGGAAAACTTTATCTGGGAACATTTCCTGCCTTCATGTTTGTTGGTTACATAGCATAGTCATAGATTTTGCTGATCATATCTGAAGATGGCAAAACTCTTCCCAAGAGAATTCTCTAAAACTAACCTGGTGTCACCGAGGTGTAAGGTATGTCATTTGATCAAGCCACCTAAGATATGTTATCAAGCTGTCAAATTCCTGATGAAAGTTATtgttttttgtgctgttccatgTCTGGAATGTGCAGGACATGTACCAGGTAAATCTCCCAGTACAGGCCTCCCTGTGTAAAGTCCTTAAGTGTAATTTATATGTAGGATTATATTCTGGGATGTGCATGTTGGAATAAGTGATCTGAAATATGCATCCGGAATACTGTCTGCCACATAGACTAAGCTTCTGTACTGTAACCATTGTAACCTTATGCTGAAAGTTGGAATGCTTTTAGAGAATTAATCTGATAAGCAATTTAAGCAGTACTGCTATAGAGCTTAATTCTTATTGTTCTCTAAATCCATAGTTAGGAGGTATCACAAGACACATGGCACTCGAAGTCAATTCTGTATATAAGTTTTATGTTATACAACCTTATCTAGTCTTGgttaaatttcttttgaaatccCAGAGTGCTAATCCTGCACACCAAACACCAGTGGCAGCTAAAAATACTCTCTATAGCCTAGGCTTGTAATAGTTGTATTGTGTTGTACAACTCTGTAGAGTCTGCCATGCAAAGGAGCAGGGTTAAACTCCAAAAAGCTTCTTGCTCCTCACGCCCTGCAGTGGGTGTGAGTGCTCCCACTTGCTACATACTGCAAACAATCAGCTGAACAACAAGCTGTCATTATTTGGTTGACTGTTGAGTTTTGGCTTTCCAAATTCAGCTGCTTTGACAGTTTAAGTGACTGTATTATTTGTCTGCTTAAGTCCAAGAGCAAAACCAAATTACTaaagcttttctctttctagGAAGCTAAACTCACTGACCAGCTGCCTCTCATCATTGTGTGCGACCGCTTTGACTTTGTCCACGACTTGGTGCTGTATTTGTATAGAAATAATCTCCAAAAATATATTGAGATTTATGTACAGAAGGTAAGCAACAAGTCGTCCCTTGCCTTCAGTGAGTCAAATTGATCAATCTTTACAGTATTATATACAACTACAGGCATCATGTTTAAGTATTCTGCAAACAGCTTTGTACTTGAGACTGACATTGAAGTGATTATTAGTGGCCTCCAGTAAATTAGCCCTGATGTGAGTCAGATCTCATTCTTCAGTCAATAACTCCCACTCATGTGCCTCTTGAAGGAGGAAGACTTGGTAGAACAACTTTGGAgttcttggggtgattttaacGCTcagcattttggaggagggggagTTCTCCTTTTTACTTCTTGCAGGGACAAAGTGGATTGCTCAGGAGCTCTTCCTATGGGAACTGAGTGAGCCACtgagctgggatgggaacaCCTGTTGACTGAAGAATTGACTTTTAAGCTTGTTCAGAACTTCAGGAGGCTGGGAGTAAAGGCAGGAAGATGGGCTCAGTCTTAACAAGCAACTTCCATGTGTAGTTCTGGGGACAAATATTGGCTGCCCTTGCTCCCTGACAACACACTGACCTCTTCAAATGCTCCTGTTTAGGTGAATCCAAGCCGTCTGCCAGTTGTTATTGGGGGACTGCTTGATGTGGATTGCTCTGAAGATGTGATAAAGAACCTCATCCTTGTAGTGAGAGGTCAATTTTCGACCGATGAACTTGTTGCAGAGGTTGAGAAAAGAAACAGGTATTAAACTTCTGTAAGTCTCTTAACAATTCCCAGTCTGGCAGTGTTTGCTGTTCATCCATCAGTGCATATCCTTGTCACACAGCTGAAGCTGGTACTGACACAAGCAGAAGCTGCCATTGGTGAGAATCAGCTTTAATTCTTGGCTGATGTGGGGATCTCTCCAGATAGATAATGAGTCTTTGGTGTGTGTTCTTCGTAGTGTCAGAAAGTTACACCACTATAATAATGAGCCAAAATGTAGGTTAAAACAGAGCACTGTAACTCTGGTTTAGTTCCTGACTCTATCCTACACCAAGGCTGGCTGGCTTCCAGAGTGTAGAAATTGTGCAACTGGATATTTACTTACTCAACCTCGAACGTGAAAATCACTTCCTTCTAGGCTGAAGCTGCTTCTGCCCTGGCTGGAAGCAAGAATTCACGAGGGCTGTGAGGAGCCTGCCACTCACAATGCACTGGCCAAGATATACATTGACAGCAACAACAACCCAGAGAGATTCCTGCGGGAGAATCCCTACTATGACAGTCGTGTTGTTGGCAAGTACTGTGAGAAGAGGGACCCTCACCTGGCCTGTGTGGCTTACGAGCGTGGACAGTGCGATCTGGAGCTTATTAATGTATGTATGCCCAGGCAGCTGCCTCGTGGGTGGGGTTCTAGCATCAGTGTCGTGGGGTAGATACATGCTTTTGTCAAAGAGCTTTCTATTTCCTAAAATGTATTAAGCTGGGAAGTGCATGCTTCTAACACAGAAGGCGAGGTAGCTGTTTAATCTCCCTCTGCAACTTAGTGAGAAATAGGAAGCTCTCCTGCACATCTTAAAATGGGAGGCTAAGGAAATATCAAAGCCTGAGATTTCTAGTCTGCACCTCAGTTCAGAGTTGCAGTGCAATTAGCTGTAGGCTCCATAGCTGTGCCTTCGCTCTGACCGAGCTGTGCCTTTCTCCAGGTGTGCAATGAGAACTCCCTCTTCAAGAGCCTCTCCCGCTACTTAGTTCGTCGTAAAGACCCCGAGCTCTGGGCCAGCGTGCTACTGGAAAGCAACCCCTACAGAAGACCCCTGATTGACCAGGTACCACTGGCAGGACATTCACAGCCTTGCCTGTCCTAACTGGACTTGCAGAACCTGACATCACCGATTTGCCCATGCCTTGACTCTGCCTGCAGGTTGTCCAGACTGCGCTGTCGGAGACCCAGGACCCCGAGGAAGTCTCTGTCACTGTGAAGGCTTTCATGACTGCAGATCTTCCCAATGAGCTCATTGAACTGCTGGAGAAAATAGTTCTGGATAACTCCGTGTTCAGTGAGCACAGGTGTGTGGAATCAAAACTAAGCCACAGGAAACTTGGAGTTACTGCTGTAATGTGAGACAGCAAATAAACTAATACCTTCTCCAGAGGGCAGGGGAAATTTCTTGATCATGATTTGATAAgtactattttctttctctgttcagGAATCTGCAGAACCTTCTCATCCTTACAGCTATCAAGGCTGACCGCACCCGTGTCATGGAGTACATCAATCGCCTGGATAACTACGATGCCCCTGATATAGCCAATATTGCTATCAGCAACGAGCTTTTCGAGGAGGCATTTGCTATCTTCAGGAAGTTTGATGTCAATACATCAGCTGTGCAGGTATCTTCCATTCTCAGGTTGTAAAAACTCCCTGTGCATCCCCACACAAGGACTTTGCTGGTGCCTTCAATGCTTAAAACCAATTAGCAAAGTGCACGAAGCTGCTCAGTGTCTTGTCTTATGAAGCAGAGCAAATAGTGTTTATTGAAACTTTGTAAGCCTAAAATCACTCACGCTGTGTGGGTTGTATGGAGTTAGTCCCTATTTAAAAGCTGTGGATCCATTGAGGAACTTACATAAACCAGAGCTTAGTGTGTTGTAAAAGTGACCTTTGTGAGAGTGGCTGACCATGGTCATCCTTTGCAGGTGTTGATAGAGCACATTGGGAACCTGGACCGTGCGTACGAGTTCGCTGAGCGCTGCAATGAACCTGCAGTGTGGAGCCAGCTGGCCAAAGCACAGCTCCAGAAGGGGATGGTAAAGGAAGCGATTGACTCCTACATTAAAGCAGATGATCCTTCCTCATACATGGAAGTTGTTCAAGCTGCTAATGCCAGTGGTATGACTAAGTTTTATTTACATCTTGGCTGTTGATGTTGCTCAGCTCTTTTGCCTGGTCTGCTCAAACTGCAGTTCTGCCAGACCTGTATCTTGGTGCAAGTAGAGGAATCTGGCCCTTCAAGGACTGCCCTAAATAAGAATGGGAAAAGGTAGTGTATTCCATTTGCAGATAATCAGTGGCCTGTAACTTCCTTCTTTAGCTAGCTGGAGGCTTCTTTCAGAGGCTTTGCATGAAGTTAAATAGGATTTTAGTTAGGCCCATTCTAAGATTATTTGATTAATGCATAATGAGCAGTGTGAAGGTTGTTGATTGTTGGGGAATGGCTGTAGAACTATGTCAAAATGAGGTTCAGCTGATTGTTTAACTGGAACACAAGTGTCCCTAGTGGTGGGAAGTAAACATTCTGAACTCTTTTCCGTAGGAAACTGGGAAGAACTGGTAAAGTATCTCCAGATGGCACGCAAGAAGGCCCGGGAGTCTTATGTGGAGACAGAATTAATCTTTGCTCTTGCTAAAACAAACCGCCTGGCAGAGCTCGAGGAGTTCATCAATGGACCCAACAATGCACATATCCAGCAGGTGAGTGAGACTGACTTTGTTTTGCTGCATCACAGAGGGGTGTTGGGAATTCTGTCTCTCTGGATATGCAGATAGATCTTGGCCTTTAAATCCATTTTGGTAAGGGCTTGAATGCCACACATTTAATGTAAGCCTCTGGCTGCAAATGTGCAGGAATAacctggctgtgctctgcccTAGGTTGGTGATCGCTGTTATGATGAGAAGATGTATGAAGCAGCCAAACTGTTGTACAACAACGTGTCCAACTTTGGCCGTTTGGCCTCAACTTTAGTGCACCTGGGCGAGTACCAGGCAGCCGTGGATGGTGCTCGGAAAGCCAACAGCACTCGCACGTGGAAAGAGGTGAATTTACTGGCTCTGAGTTCAAGGACTTCAAAGCTGTAGCCTGTTCAGAAACCTTGATTATAAGCAGTAACACAACTCTCAATTCCAGGTTTGCTTCGCTTGTGTGGATGGAAAAGAATTCCGCCTGGCTCAGATGTGTGGGCTCCACATTGTGGTGCATGCAGATGAGCTGGAAGAACTAATCAACTATTACCAGGTAATTAAGCTGACTCCTGTTGTACAGTCAGTTCTGTCATGGCAACCCTGTCAAAATCTGAGATTCTGGATGTTTCCTGATGTGAAATGTCTGTGTCTCTAAGGATCGTGGCTACTTTGAAGAGCTGATCACTATGTTGGAAGCAGCGCTTGGACTGGAGCGAGCACACATGGGGATGTTCACAGAGCTGGCAATTCTCTACTCCAAGTTCAAGCCacagaagatgagggagcactTGGAGCTGTTCTGGTCCAGAGTCAACATTCCTAAGGTGAATGTCTGAGGCTTTAAATCTAGCTTAAAACACACCTTTTTGGGCTGTCTGTACCCTGGCTTTTGCACCGGCAGCTCTTGAGGTTGTTAATGGCACTAAAGCCTGAGCACTGGTGGAAATTGC
This region of Aphelocoma coerulescens isolate FSJ_1873_10779 chromosome 19, UR_Acoe_1.0, whole genome shotgun sequence genomic DNA includes:
- the CLTC gene encoding clathrin heavy chain 1 isoform X1, whose translation is MAQILPIRFQEHLQLQNLGINPANIGFSTLTMESDKFICIREKVGEQAQVVIIDMNDPSNPIRRPISADSAIMNPASKVIALKAGKTLQIFNIEMKSKMKAHTMTDDVTFWKWISLNTVALVTDNAVYHWSMEGESQPVKMFDRHSSLAGCQIINYRTDAKQKWLLLTGISAQQNRVVGAMQLYSVDRKVSQPIEGHAASFAQFKMEGNAEESTLFCFAVRGQAGGKLHIIEVGTPPTGNQPFPKKAVDVFFPPEAQSDFPVAMQISDKHDVVFLITKYGYIHLYDLETGTCIYMNRISGETIFVTAQHEATAGIIGVNRKGQVLSVCVEEENIIPYITNVLQNPDLALRMAVRNNLAGAEELFARKFNALFAQGNYSEAAKVAANAPKGILRTPDTIRRFQSVPAQPGQTSPLLQYFGILLDQGQLNKYESLELCRPVLQQGRKQLLEKWLKEDKLECSEELGDLVKSVDPTLALSVYLRANVPNKVIQCFAETGQVQKIVLYAKKVGYTPDWIFLLRNVMRISPDQGQQFAQMLVQDEEPLADITQIVDVFMEYNLIQQCTAFLLDALKNNRPSEGPLQTRLLEMNLMHAPQVADAILGNQMFTHYDRAHIAQLCEKAGLLQRALEHFTDLYDIKRAVVHTHLLNPEWLVNYFGSLSVEDSLECLRAMLSANIRQNLQICVQVASKYHEQLSTQSLIELFESFKSFEGLFYFLGSIVNFSQDPDVHFKYIQAACKTGQIKEVERICRESNCYDPERVKNFLKEAKLTDQLPLIIVCDRFDFVHDLVLYLYRNNLQKYIEIYVQKVNPSRLPVVIGGLLDVDCSEDVIKNLILVVRGQFSTDELVAEVEKRNRLKLLLPWLEARIHEGCEEPATHNALAKIYIDSNNNPERFLRENPYYDSRVVGKYCEKRDPHLACVAYERGQCDLELINVCNENSLFKSLSRYLVRRKDPELWASVLLESNPYRRPLIDQVVQTALSETQDPEEVSVTVKAFMTADLPNELIELLEKIVLDNSVFSEHRNLQNLLILTAIKADRTRVMEYINRLDNYDAPDIANIAISNELFEEAFAIFRKFDVNTSAVQVLIEHIGNLDRAYEFAERCNEPAVWSQLAKAQLQKGMVKEAIDSYIKADDPSSYMEVVQAANASGNWEELVKYLQMARKKARESYVETELIFALAKTNRLAELEEFINGPNNAHIQQVGDRCYDEKMYEAAKLLYNNVSNFGRLASTLVHLGEYQAAVDGARKANSTRTWKEVCFACVDGKEFRLAQMCGLHIVVHADELEELINYYQDRGYFEELITMLEAALGLERAHMGMFTELAILYSKFKPQKMREHLELFWSRVNIPKVLRAAEQAHLWAELVFLYDKYEEYDNAIITMMNHPTDAWKEGQFKDIITKVANVELYYKAIQFYLEFKPLLLNDLLMVLSPRLDHTRAVTFFTKVKQLPLVKPYLRSVQNHNNKSVNESLNNLFIIEEDYQALRTSIDAYDNFDNISLAQRLEKHELIEFRRIAAYLFKGNNRWKQSVELCKKDRLYKDAMQYASESKDIELAEELLQWFLQENKRECFGACLFTCYDLLRPDVVLETAWRHNIMDFAMPYFIQVMKEYLTKVDAIKEKVDKLDASESLRKEEEQATETQPIVYGQPQLMLTAGPSVAVPPQAPFGYGYTAPPYGQPQPGFGYSM